From one Lotus japonicus ecotype B-129 chromosome 3, LjGifu_v1.2 genomic stretch:
- the LOC130745050 gene encoding metacaspase-4-like: MGLITSKQKIEPVSGEKKAVLIGFKHPGINNDHIKGSIIRMKKNLMDLRGFSENNIVLMIQDEPSYSQPDEYNMEDTLASLFEDANPFDTLFIHLIAPYASQGTNDDIPAEHFFRELLKNVRNGCTLTFVFDCLLTDPAEKPVMPSSSVMISDQVREGSDSDQVREFVTYLVNNPQEEDVNQTQHHQVVTQSLNTDLLPDSRATLLMAVQQHDQNVAPPSTTTVYGGFSNAVLDVIEETNGRVTNLELARKAMEKLRMQGIHQKLVLGCSDHLHGYDDSFLS, from the exons ATGGGTCTGATAACGTCAAAGCAGAAGATAGAGCCTGTGTCAGGGGAAAAGAAGGCTGTGTTGATTGGATTTAAGCACCCAGGAATTAACAATGATCATATCAAAGGATCCATTATAAGGATGAAAAAGAACCTCATGGATCTGCGTGGattttcagaaaataacatcGTTCTTATGATTCAGGACGAACCATCCTACTCCCAGCCCGATGAGTACAACATGGAAGATACATTAGCCTCGCTGTTTGAGGATGCTAACCCATTTGACACCCTCTTCATCCACCTCATAGCCCCTTATGCCTCTCAAGGCACTAATGATGATATCCCTGCAG AACATTTTTTCAGGGAACTTCTAAAGAACGTCCGCAATGGTTGTACTCTGACATTTGTATTTGATTGCCTATTAACTGATCCTGCTGAGAAACCTGTAATGCCATCATCGAGTGTCATGATTTCGGATCAAGTAAGAGAGGGCTCGGATTCGGATCAAGTAAGAGAGTTCGTAACATATTTGGTGAATAATCCACAGGAAGAAGATGTGAACCAAACACAACATCATCAAGTTGTAACTCAAAGTCTGAACACTGATCTCCTTCCAGATTCACGTGCAACTCTGTTGATGGCTGTGCAACAACATGATCAAAATGTAGCTCCTCCTTCCACAACCACAGTATATGGGGGTTTTAGCAATGCCGTGCTCGATGTAATTGAAGAGACTAATGGTCGTGTTACAAACTTGGAGCTCGCTCGAAAGGCTATGGAAAAACTTAGGATGCAGGGTATTCATCAAAAACTTGTGCTGGGTTGCAGTGACCATCTCCATGGCTATGATGATTCTTTTTTGAGTTGA